From the Lathyrus oleraceus cultivar Zhongwan6 chromosome 4, CAAS_Psat_ZW6_1.0, whole genome shotgun sequence genome, one window contains:
- the LOC127136847 gene encoding uncharacterized protein LOC127136847: MPGFKISPEEGAKPGSRWTLVFDGASNARGHGIGVIITSPTNFHLPFTARLCFDCTNNIAEYEACIYGLEAIIDLRIKIIKVYGDSALVISRVKGDWETRDSKLVPYKEHIRKRVPYFDEISFHHIPREENQLAYALATLASMFKVNYKNEAPAIHIDHLDEPAHCLVIEDDPDDKP; this comes from the coding sequence ATGCCAGGCTTCAAGATAAGCCCTGAAGAAGGCGCCAAACCAGGATCgcgatggacgctcgtgttcgacgGTGCCTCCAATGCTCGAGGCCATGGCATAGGTGTTATTATCACTTCTCCAACCAATTTCCACCTTCCATTTACCGCTAGATTGTGTTTTGACTGCACCaacaatatagcagaatatgaaGCATGCATCTACGGTTTGGAGGCGATCATCGACTTAAGGATCAAGATTATTAAGGTATACGGTGATTCGGCTCTTGTAATAAGTCGGGTAAAAGGTGATTGGGAGACTCGGGATAGCAAGTTGGTACCGTACAAGGAGCATATCAGAAAACGGGTACCCTACTTTGATGAAATCTCTTTTCATCATATTCCAAGGGAAGAAAATCAGTTAGCATATGCTCTAGCTACGTTGgcatctatgttcaaagtcaaTTACAAGAATGAAGCACCAGCCATCCATATTGACCACTTAGATGAACCAGCGCACTGTCTAGTGATCGAGGATGATCCTGATGATAAGCCCTAG